A single Caldibacillus debilis DSM 16016 DNA region contains:
- the spoVG gene encoding septation regulator SpoVG — protein MEVTDVRLRRVNTDGRMKAIASITLDNEFVVHDIRVIDGNNGLFVAMPSKRTPDGEFRDIAHPINSATRGKIQEAVLAEYHRQGELEQQLEEAGA, from the coding sequence ATGGAAGTAACAGATGTGAGATTGCGCCGTGTCAACACGGATGGGCGGATGAAGGCGATCGCCTCCATTACCCTCGATAACGAATTTGTCGTCCACGACATTCGTGTGATCGACGGCAACAACGGTTTGTTTGTCGCCATGCCGAGCAAGCGCACCCCCGATGGGGAATTCCGCGATATCGCCCATCCGATCAATTCTGCTACCAGAGGCAAAATACAAGAGGCGGTGCTCGCAGAATACCATCGCCAAGGCGAACTGGAGCAGCAATTGGAAGAAGCGGGTGCATAA
- a CDS encoding RidA family protein: MKTVATDSAPRAIGPYSQAVVVNGMVYTSGQIPLTADGRLVSGDIGEQTEQVIRNLRAVLEAAGASLANVVKTTVFLKDMQDFEKMNEVYEKHFSGHKPARSCVEVSRLPKDVRIEIEAVAFTTDESAL, encoded by the coding sequence ATGAAGACAGTGGCCACGGATTCGGCTCCCCGGGCGATCGGCCCCTACTCCCAGGCGGTGGTGGTCAACGGCATGGTCTATACGTCCGGGCAAATCCCCCTCACTGCCGACGGCAGGCTCGTCAGCGGGGACATCGGGGAGCAGACGGAGCAGGTGATCCGGAATTTGCGGGCCGTATTGGAGGCTGCCGGTGCCTCGCTGGCGAACGTCGTGAAAACGACAGTATTTTTGAAGGACATGCAGGATTTTGAAAAGATGAACGAAGTATATGAAAAACATTTTTCCGGCCATAAACCGGCAAGATCCTGCGTGGAGGTTTCCCGGCTGCCGAAGGATGTCCGGATCGAGATCGAGGCAGTTGCTTTCACGACCGATGAGAGCGCTTTATAG
- the purR gene encoding pur operon repressor has protein sequence MSWKRSERLVDMTHYLLNHPREIIPLSFFTERYQAAKSSISEDLAIVKEIFSRKGIGDLMTIPGAAGGVRFFVSVKEEDVKLFVKELLAMIGRPDRLLPGGYLYMADIVGNPKIMDKVGQLFAAKFGRADIDAVMTVATKGIPLAFATARYLSVPVVIVRRDSKITEGSTVSINYVSGSAKRIQTMVLSKKSLKEGSRVLIVDDFMKAGGTINGMISLLKEFQATYAGICVLAEVENVKERLVDQYLSVIKITKIDEKNKKIEVEEGNFFQFGE, from the coding sequence ATGAGCTGGAAGAGAAGCGAGCGGCTGGTCGACATGACCCATTATCTGTTAAACCATCCCCGCGAGATCATTCCCTTGTCTTTTTTTACGGAAAGATACCAGGCGGCCAAATCGTCGATCAGCGAAGACCTGGCCATCGTGAAAGAAATTTTTTCCAGAAAAGGGATCGGCGACTTGATGACGATTCCGGGAGCGGCCGGCGGCGTCAGGTTTTTTGTATCCGTAAAGGAGGAAGACGTAAAGCTTTTTGTAAAAGAGTTGCTCGCCATGATCGGGCGGCCCGACCGCCTTTTGCCCGGAGGATATTTATATATGGCCGACATCGTCGGCAACCCGAAGATCATGGATAAAGTGGGCCAACTGTTTGCGGCGAAATTCGGCCGCGCCGACATCGACGCCGTGATGACCGTGGCGACGAAGGGCATCCCCCTGGCTTTCGCCACCGCCCGCTACTTGAGCGTCCCCGTCGTCATCGTCAGGCGGGACAGCAAAATTACCGAAGGATCGACCGTCAGCATCAACTATGTGTCCGGTTCGGCGAAAAGAATCCAAACGATGGTCCTTTCCAAAAAAAGTTTAAAAGAAGGGTCCCGGGTTTTGATCGTGGACGATTTCATGAAGGCCGGGGGGACCATAAACGGCATGATCAGCCTGCTGAAGGAGTTTCAAGCGACCTACGCGGGCATCTGCGTGCTGGCGGAAGTGGAAAACGTGAAGGAGCGCTTGGTCGATCAATATTTGTCCGTCATCAAGATCACCAAAATCGATGAAAAAAATAAAAAAATTGAAGTGGAAGAAGGAAATTTCTTTCAATTTGGCGAATAA
- the ispE gene encoding 4-(cytidine 5'-diphospho)-2-C-methyl-D-erythritol kinase: MELHVKAPAKINLTLDVLFKREDDYHELEMVMTTIDLADRIRLKMLDDDVIRINALNRYVPSDERNLAYQAAHQLKTLFSIKKGVEITIEKNIPVAAGLAGGSSDAAACLRGLNKLWGLNLKTEELAEIGARIGSDVPFCVYGGTALAKGRGEVLTRLPAPPSCWVVLAKPSIGVSTSFVYHQLDLREIRHPDTKTMIDAIYRQDFRGICENLGNVLESVTLKYYPEVKQIKEDMKRFGADGVLMSGSGPTVYALVRHESRMHRIYNGLKGFCKQVYAVRMLGQPLEE, translated from the coding sequence TTGGAACTTCATGTCAAAGCACCGGCTAAAATCAACTTGACCCTGGATGTGCTGTTTAAACGGGAGGACGATTACCACGAGCTGGAGATGGTGATGACGACCATCGATTTGGCCGACCGGATCCGGCTTAAGATGCTGGATGACGACGTGATCCGCATCAACGCATTAAACCGCTACGTTCCCTCCGACGAACGGAATTTGGCCTATCAGGCCGCTCACCAGTTAAAGACCCTGTTTTCCATAAAAAAAGGCGTGGAAATTACCATCGAAAAAAATATTCCCGTGGCTGCGGGTTTGGCCGGCGGGAGCAGCGATGCCGCCGCCTGTCTCCGGGGATTGAATAAATTGTGGGGGCTGAATTTAAAAACGGAAGAACTCGCGGAAATCGGCGCACGGATCGGTTCGGACGTGCCTTTTTGCGTTTACGGGGGGACGGCGCTGGCCAAGGGCAGGGGGGAAGTGCTGACCAGACTGCCGGCACCGCCCAGTTGCTGGGTCGTTTTGGCCAAGCCCTCCATCGGGGTTTCCACTTCCTTTGTCTATCATCAATTGGATTTGCGGGAAATCCGTCACCCGGATACGAAGACGATGATCGACGCCATTTACCGCCAGGATTTCCGGGGCATATGCGAAAATCTGGGCAATGTCCTGGAATCGGTCACCTTGAAGTACTATCCGGAAGTGAAACAAATCAAAGAAGACATGAAACGGTTCGGGGCGGACGGCGTGCTGATGAGCGGGAGCGGCCCGACGGTCTATGCCCTCGTCCGGCACGAATCCCGGATGCACAGAATCTACAACGGCTTAAAGGGTTTTTGCAAGCAAGTTTACGCCGTTCGCATGCTCGGCCAACCGTTGGAAGAGTAA
- a CDS encoding small, acid-soluble spore protein, alpha/beta type: MGRRRGIMSEEMKEELAKELGFWDVVQKEGWGGIRARDAGNMVKRAIEIAEQQLKNKR; the protein is encoded by the coding sequence ATGGGTCGAAGAAGAGGGATCATGTCTGAAGAAATGAAGGAAGAGCTTGCAAAGGAGCTGGGTTTCTGGGATGTTGTCCAGAAGGAAGGATGGGGCGGAATCCGCGCCCGCGACGCAGGAAACATGGTGAAAAGGGCGATTGAGATAGCGGAACAGCAGCTCAAAAACAAGCGGTAA
- the veg gene encoding biofilm formation stimulator Veg, whose product MPKTLAEIKKDLDSNLGKRLVLRANGGRRKTIERSGILAETYPSVFVVELDQDENAFERVSYSYADILTKTVQITFFDDKKESV is encoded by the coding sequence ATGCCTAAAACGTTAGCCGAAATCAAGAAAGATCTGGATTCGAATCTCGGCAAAAGATTGGTTCTCCGGGCGAACGGCGGGCGGAGAAAAACCATTGAGCGCTCGGGCATTTTGGCGGAAACCTATCCGTCCGTTTTTGTCGTGGAATTGGATCAAGACGAGAACGCTTTTGAACGGGTTTCCTACAGTTACGCGGACATCTTGACAAAGACCGTGCAAATCACCTTTTTCGACGACAAAAAAGAATCGGTTTAA